Part of the Panicum virgatum strain AP13 chromosome 4N, P.virgatum_v5, whole genome shotgun sequence genome is shown below.
gcatctctttattacttcagactgagccattggttctgaggacatcctagtgggatcatgcgtaccttcatatctaaaggcaggatgctttcgcagctGGAGAGGCTGCGTCCGGTGactgataaatgagaagaccacatgatctccagtgactcccTTCTTCTTAACAATGGCTATTgcacgaagaatggcttcaacttgcttgccactaggtcctctactcgaccagttctcctggacttggggggggcaccagcagtcctttctggaagtgggGATTCAAACACTACAAGAGAAACCACCTACCACGACTAGAAATTAGCAACCACGCATAATATGTGGTCGTCGTGTGGTATTCCACATTGGGCCAAGGCTTATACAGTGAACACGACGACGAAATTAAATCCTGTCGTTGTCCAGCTGCTTGTGTGGTCGTTAACTGGGTTGCTGTACCTtggatcgggggggggggggaaagcGGGATGCCAAAATTTCCTGCTCTGATTTGGCCGACTCCAAAAAAAATACTATGTTTTGACTCAATGAAACAACTCTATTTTTGGCGCAAATATTTCTGATCTGATAGAATCAGTTATTGACTCCGTAGTTATCTATTCGCCGGGTCATCATAGGCCGTAGGGATCCCAAGCGACCGTGTGGTTACTGCTCCCTTTCctgcatctccatctccatcgacctccagcaggcgccgctgccgtcccCGCTACCCGTCGCCGGGACCTTCggccggcgcccctgctgtccgcGCTACCCATCGCCGGGACCTCCGGCCAGCGCCCCTCCCGTTCCTGCTACCCGTCGCCGGGACCTTCGGCCAGCGCCCCTGCCGTCCCCGCCGTCCATTGCCGGCACCTCCGACCAACGTCATCAGTTTCTCCAACCAGGACTATCAATCCGTCCGGCAGGTCCGTTAGTTTTGATTGCCATCTCCCTAGTCAATTTTTATGGGCTCCTACTTCAGAAAATTAAAGGGGCGAAGTGCATTGTTTGATCTGACAATTATTCATGCTCCTTTTGGCTCTCATGCCCAGTTGCTTGTCTATCAATAACAATTAGGCGTACTGATACATTTGGTCTTGTTCATTTAAATAAGATTTTTGTAATTAAAATCATACCGGTAAATGATAGATATCTCTGTTTTGACTCCATATATATTGGTACAGGTAGTTAGGTAGTCAGATATAAAACACTAGATGGCACCAAGTAAGGCATGGATGGATTTGGTTGATGAACGTATCAGTGAGGAATGTTTAGATAGGAACATCTCCAAAAAAGATATTTATTTGGCTGGTGTAAAAAAGTTTCTGGACTATGCCTTTAATAGGACAGGTAGCTCTGATGAAATTAAATGTCCATGCATCAGATGCTGCAATACATACTCCAAATCTCGTGGAGAAGTGTATTCCCATCTTAAAATCATTGGGATCATAGGAAACTATAGATTTTGGTATCATCATGGAGAAGTTTTGGGTGAGCCTAAGACAGATTCAGAAATTGAAGAGGATGGTGGCTCTTATGAAATAACTGAAGAAGAAGGTTATAATGGAATGGAAGAGTTAATGATGGATTTATTTCCCCAAGAAACTAACCCAATCAGCAACACTATGACGGCACCAACTCCCAATGAAGAATATGATCAGGAACCAAATGTTGAAGCTGCAAAATTCTACAGATTGCTTGAAGACTTGAGCCAACCTCTTTATGAAGGATCTAGTATATCCAAATTAGCTGCTACTGTTAAGTTGCTTAATACAAAGAATTTGGGGAAGTGGAGTAACAAGTCCTTTTCTATGTTAGTGGAGTTACTCCGCAAGGACTTTCTACCAGATAATTCCACTTTGCCAAACTCTTattatgaagccaaaaagattATGAAGGAACTGGGACTAAGCTACATAAAAATCGATGCTTGCCACAATGATTGCATGCTATACTGGAAAAATGATATAGATGCACAATTCTGCAAGGTATGTAACAGATCGAGATGGAAGAAAGATAAGCATTCAGGTGAAGAAATAGTGTCAGCCAAAGGGAAGAAGATCCCAGAGAAGACTATGTGATATTTTCCAATCAAGCCAAGACTTCAGCGACTGTACATGTGTAGGAAAATTGCTAGTTTCTGTACATGGCATAATGAGGGCAGGGTAGATGATGGCGTGATTGCCCTTAGTAACATAATTTCTTCAAATTGTAGGAAAAAAGCAAGAGAAACTCCACAAATAGATCTAGATTAAAAATTCATCATCGCAGTGGCAGCAAACCTTACAGACAGATCATCTGGGACAATGTATGTATAGACTGTATAGATTTCATTGCTCCCTTTTTTTACTTGTCAATTCATTACATGTTCCATTGTTCTATTACTATAGGTGGCAACGAAAACAAGCCTCCAAGTTTGGACACATTATTTTCTATCACTCACACAAAGGGTGGAACTTTTGTGGATTCTGAAACCTCCAGCAAGCATGTAAGTTTATAATTCCACatgaacctttttttttgttcagtgTTACCTCATAATAGTTACATATGTGTTGGTATAAGCCCCTAATTCAGATTGTTTTGCTCTACAGGCACAGATTCAGAAGGAAAGGTTGTTGAACCCTTCTCTTTCTAATGTAGAACTTGTGGACAAGTGCTTCCCACCCACAAGGCGTGACCATGTTGTTGGTTATGGTGGTGGAATAAAAGCAAGAGACTTGAGAAGTCCAGCTATTAGCAAGGCTGAACTGATAGAAAAACTAGCACAGTCTGAGCAAGAAAGACAAGCACTCCAGAATGATAATGAAGTCCTTCGTGAAGAAAATCGAAAAGTTAACAATTGTATGAGCCGAATGGAAGAAGAATGGGCACAAATGAAGAAGTATATGAGTGCTAACTATAGCCAACATGATTCACCAGGATCAGCTGTAAGCATGGACACTCAAAAATATTGTTTATTCATGATCCCCCCCTATTTTTCAGTGCTGATATGAAACATTCATACTGTAGGGAACAAGATATCCGGATGAAGATTATTAAAACAAGACAAGTGAATGGTTCATGAGCAGATCTACGTTGCATGCATATGCCAATTTTTATAGCTAGTTTGATCTTCTTTACAGGATTGGCCTTAGCCTTTGTTAGTTTCATGTTCTGGACATCTGTTGCAAAAAACACAAAGTACTATGATGTTGGattatttttgttgcaaatatatttttttaacaagcATGCATGCTTTTCCTATTAAAAAATATATGGTTTCCCTACATGGTGCAAAGCGGTTGTTAACTCCCCACAAGTAGCTGATCTGAAAATATTAGCCTGGTTGTTAATCTTTTTGACGTGGTTGttaaaactatttaccataGTAGAAAGTTGTTGCTGATAGAAAAATTGTGGTCgttaaaaaagaaagaaatggtCGTTGAATGCCTTATGCAACATGTCAAAATAGTATTAACGATCAAAATTGTGGTTGTTATCAATTAAAATGTGGTCGTTGATAGTAGAGTTTCAACAACCACATATTGTGCCGTCGTTGTAAAGTTAACGAACGGAAATTGTATGTGGTCGTTAATAGTATTAACGACGGAACTTTTAACAACCATAGACGACCACACTTTTGTGGTCGTTAATAACTTTAAACGACCACATCTGCACTTTTAACAACCACATATCCTGTCATTAATAACCTTTTCTGTTGTAGTgaaagttcccaacatgaaaccagaatttcttccattcggctcctttacccgccggatcataagccaagtactcgcctcggttctcAGGGCGCAGTACtaattcacatcccccgacgacggctggattggtggcattagggattggaacaaggaagaagaaatgttggaaaaggtggaaatgggggagaattccaaggaatgcctgacagaaatgagtgaaaattgaaagaagtctatagaaaaattctgacacgggaagagtgagaccacgttcTACAAAATCGTGAAATATAATGGTCTCAAGGATACCTTCCATGGGgcaatcttctccttcaccagcacGCCACTGGCTTACgccctgctcttggaggagacccatactctccaactcccggatcagtgattcagacatcttgcttttacgccaacctgtggacatattggcgattgtttcctcttcaatcttggacttgttcttcttgggagccatctcacagTCACGAGTTTTAGCTcaggggctacgagaggggcatttggattttgactgagaagaggcaaatgtgaatctgagtttgacggcggccaggagttcaaggggtaaaacccttggaagttttcaacTGGCTTTATACGGTCTTCAGGGGCAATTTTATGAATATTTGGAATGccaacggattctttccttctaagggaagttttcagtttttgccacgagtttaaattgattcttaaatctaaatggagggatttaaattcaagactcgggggctgcggaatatatgtatcagagatttatttttcaaattttttgaaaaataaagaagaaaaaaagactgaagtgaccctcaaccAAATTCtaagattcaacctaaggctcgggggctactctatATGGAGCGTGAATACTTCGCgtaccatatatgatcaagatttcggggcttgagcacctcacagcctcgaagcaaatgaaagtacttgaaggactactcgacgtatctgaaggaagaacCAGAAGCAACCAAGTGGATGTTCTgtctacttgaagtactcgaagacgcctagccaagtactcgacgcctgcaggactcagctacgaagagctcgggggcttgtcagacccggggcaatgggactgcttacagacatagtatgttctagagtaagggatagctcatggatgtaccttacctccctTATAACTATTCGAATAGGCGTAAGACTAGCtatagtacaaaggaaactacccgattgtgttgtagtaggactccaactgtactcggctaggactttctatgtaaccatgtccccccggatatataagggcgggcagggaccccctccaaacacatctacacctaaggcaatacagaccaccacacatgacgtagggtattacgcaactcgtggcccgaacctgtctaaatctttgtgttccttgcaccatcgagttccagagccgtcgatccttacctacaaaccctactgctaagagtatccctgagcaggcttggcggtaaacaccgataggGGGTCTTGCACGAACTAAACCCTTTATAagctgtcgccgccgccatcgttatactttgggttttgcttagcgAATTTCTTGAATGCCattgaccccacatgtcatagacACAAAAAAAATCTCTTCAATGCCATTCAGTGGCATTCAAGGGATTGGTGAAAATTTCAATGGCATTCACGGAATTAACTCTAGattattctgtcaagaacagtttcgccgccgtgtcggtttgtgagaccccaactttgagattaatcaTTTATCTACAGAGTCACTTCAAATGAGttgcgttctttcgagttcttgcttgtgttcttcgttgcgcttgcagggattagccttcttagagaggtcaaccgggttgtgacacggttgataaccagaggagttgtggtgctaagattgctggattcgggtcttagtaTCTGAAGCCGGATCAGTGTGTCTCGCCCCGCCTACAaagagagttatccagaacctgacggaagatcgggaacccacgtccccattatttggtaATCAGAGCTTTAGGTATACCGTCAGGTTTACATCAATCTTTTAGTTCGAGTATTATCGTCTTCGTCCCATAGTCCACCGCCATATTTGTTTTCTACCTAAAACCATCCGCGCCATAACCTTTGCATAATTCAGTTTCAGAGTTCGTAGTGTTGAGTTTTTGTCCTAGTTCAAGGTattgttgctggtttagattGTGTTTCAGTCTAATTTATGTGCTCTCCCTTTGTTTTCCGTCAACTCTTGCCATCACCATCCACTAGATGATCTTTTGTCCATATCACATCCTGATTCGAACGTCTTCcataaaacagtcataacttttgcgtcCGAACTCAAAAAGGTAAAAATTTTATACCTACGGATAACTAcagaaaattttagatctgtttcagCCTAGCTTTGCTAGGTTCGAAAAAATTAGAATTGCTAAATTCGATCAGGAAAACTGAGTTTCGGGGCCGACAAGTTTGGCATGCATTTGAGAGCACAATCCTGATTTTGCATAGACCACATCTTTTATCCAATTGAGCTCATATTTTTTGTGGTTTGTTCTTGTGTATGAAAAGGTTGAGCAAAAAAAAggttgagaaaaaaaagaaaaatagtgaatgaaaaaaaagaaaaaaagagaacatAAGCAATAGCCAATAGCTCTATTTGTTTGTGGTGCCTTTTAGGGCTGGGCAAAATTAATCGAGAACCGGGAACCGAACCGAAAAACTGAGAACTaaaaccgaaagaaccgaaacCGAGAATTTCGGTTCTCTGTTCGGTTCCCATTTCCCAGGAACCGAAATtctcggttcggttcggttctaaACCTCGGTTaaccgaggaaccgaacctATCAGACATTCAGCCCATTAAACATTTAGCCCACTGGAGCCCAATAAACAAACCCAAGCTAAACACCCTGCCAGCCCACGCCATCCACATCCACGGCTCCTCCAGCCCCTGTCTCCTCACCCTTCACCCCCAATCCCCATGCCGCCCCGACCAGTGCCCagccccgcccggccggcgaGCACCCATCGCCCTCGGGCCCCGCCCCCGACCAAcgcctgccgcccgccgcccctaCCCCCTGCGAGCGTCCGCCCCAGCCGGCCCCTGCCCACACCCGGCACGCGGCACAGCACCTGCACCCAC
Proteins encoded:
- the LOC120671206 gene encoding uncharacterized protein LOC120671206; its protein translation is MKDLAQIQKERLLNPSLSNVELVDKCFPPTRRDHVVGYGGGIKARDLRSPAISKAELIEKLAQSEQERQALQNDNEVLREENRKVNNCMSRMEEEWAQMKKYMSANYSQHDSPGSAGTRYPDEDY